A genomic window from Leishmania donovani BPK282A1 complete genome, chromosome 16 includes:
- a CDS encoding anti-silencing protein a-like protein — translation MTTRVELRKVQVLGPNPSKFDTPIRLHLVLDVFEKPPKDAIDVTFTWSPVWDFPVDQELDEMEVGPFTTLGRHEFTIESDPPNVADIPDPTGPTALIVSLKYQGNEFLHIGYNITVTCEGDLPDVFTSADMLTRHIGKCYPKLRDISWDAPSPATASPSDSDADSTCDSADSPCKRAKRENEAQS, via the coding sequence ATGACAACGCgggtggagctgcgcaaaGTGCAGGTGCTGGGCCCGAACCCCAGCAAGTTCGACACCCCCATTCGCTTGCACCTAGTGCTTGACGTGTTTGAAAAGCCACCTAAGGATGCTATCGACGTGACCTTCACCTGGTCGCCAGTGTGGGACTTCCCTGTAGACCAGGAGCTAGACGAGATGGAGGTTGGCCCCTTCACAACGCTCGGCAGGCACGAGTTCACTATTGAGAGCGATCCCCCCAACGTGGCCGACATCCCAGATCCGACCGGTCCCACTGCCTTGATCGTCTCACTCAAGTACCAGGGAAACGAATTCCTCCACATTGGGTACAACATCACAGTCACCTGCGAGGGCGATCTTCCAGATGTCTTCACCTCAGCAGACATGCTCACCCGCCACATTGGTAAGTGCTACCCTAAACTGCGGGATATTTCCTGGGACGCACCGAGCCCGGCAACAGCCTCGCCCTCAGACTCGGACGCCGATAGCACCTGCGATAGCGCCGACAGCCCCTGCAAACgcgcgaaaagagagaatGAAGCGCAATCATAg